A genomic stretch from Eriocheir sinensis breed Jianghai 21 chromosome 31, ASM2467909v1, whole genome shotgun sequence includes:
- the LOC127005848 gene encoding uncharacterized PE-PGRS family protein PE_PGRS54-like isoform X46, which produces MGACTRILPHLALALMLAVIVVPQRSQARTSLKDLSSRVCHSLTCGASDAFYPHPSYCTHYVHCISGTPYVKRCPSNLHFNAARGSCDIPREAHCVPFKRSCELQVPFVADGPTDGQVTCDCGGTCTKAHPYRCDAYYHCDAMGVEHLTECPSGLMFNSRVEQCDVPENTQCPQSPSCSCDNCRYPTSDHCSTFWQCENGKAVKHYCSSGLLFNRDTSQCDLAINVECSAGAWQSGSFVETVCVDHRKDCEVFVKEGGCVCNDDVCDWQTFVLQNCPKSCGKCKGEKTMKKRIFSLPSDGGNARKKSKESGSKEHGHGHGSKESGSKESGNKGSGSKESGSKESGNKGSGSKESGSKESGNKGSGSKESGSKESGNKGSGSKESGNKGSGSKESGNKGSGSKESGSKESGNKGSGSKESGSKESGNKGSGSKESGSKESGSKESGNKGSGSKESGNKDSGSKESGNKDSGSKESGSKETVEVDGNISGESCEGGDGGGGNGNNSTEGDGGDNVDVGSGGDGGNGGDGGNGGDVGGDGGSGGGHVVDGCVINCILGKYLPHPINCRKFIYCAPSGPEEVSCAPFNVWDQEELACTNERLTPCVTGSYITTEGKPCGSGGDGGDVGSDDDGDSGGDGDSGGDGDSSGDGDSSGDGDSSGDGGDAGSGGDGDSGDAGSGGDGGDGGIGGDGGSGGDHIVDGCIIPCSLGKYLPHPTDCHKFIQCAPYGPEEMPCAPGTIWEQGKLTCNHEGLTPCVTGAYLTPEGKTCGGDGGDAGSGGDGGSGGNGSSGGDGGSGGDGGDAGSGGDGDGDGSSGNSGGDGGSGGGHVIDGCVISCTLGKYLPHPTDCRKFIQCAPYGPEEMPCAPGTIWEQGKLTCNHEGLTPCVTGAYLTPEGKICGGDGGDGGDGSGGDGGDAGSGGDGGDGGSGGDGGSGGDGGDAGSGGDGGGDGGHVVDGCVINCTLGKYLPHPTDCRKFIQCAPYGPEEMPCAPGTIWEQGKLTCNHEGSTPCVTGAYLTPEGKTCGGDGGDGGDGSDGGSGGDGGDAGSGGDGGDAGSGGDGGDAGSGGDGGDGGSGGDGGGDGSGGNGGGDGGSGGGHVIDGCVINCTLGKYLPHPTDCRKFIQCAPYGPEEMPCAPGTIWEQGKLTCNHEGSTPCVTGAYLTPEGKICGGDGEDGGDGSDGGDAGSGGDSGDAGSGGDGGDGGSGGDGGDGGSGGDGGDAGSGGDGGGDGGHVVDGCVINCTLGKYLPHPTDCRKFIQCAPYGPEEMPCAPGTIWEQGKLTCNHEGSTPCVTGAYLTPEGKTCGGDGGDGGDGSDGGSGGDGGDAGSGGDGGDAGSGGDGGDAGSGGDGGDGGSGGDGGSGGDGGSGGDAGSGGDAGSGGDGGGDSGHVVDGCVINCTLGKYLPHPTDCRKFIQCAPYGPEEMPCAPGTIWEQGKLTCNHEGSTPCVTGAYLTPEGKTCGGDGGDAGSGGDGGDAGSGGDGGDAGSGGDGGDAGSGGDGGDAGSGGDGGDAGSGGDGGDAGSGGDGGDAGSGGDGGDAGSGGDGGDAGSGGDGGDAGSGGDGGDAGSGGDGGDSGSGGDGGDAGSGGDGGDAGSGGDGGDAGSGGDGGDAGSGGDGGDAGSGGDGGDAGSGGDGGDAGSGGDGGDAGSGGDGGDAGSGGDGGDAGSGGDGGDSGSGDGGDAGSGGDGGDAGSGGDGGDAGSGGDGGDAGSGGDGGDSGSGDGGDGACEDAQYDCIFWAANNDCNCKPTDGDCSWQTYVAAACPKSCGSCEPQVGGDGDEVCEDNVSDCRFWAANKDCNCKPTDGDCSWQKYVADNCPKSCGTCNTSGDGGNGGEDGGSGGDGGDSGSGGDGGDGGSGGDGGSGGDGGDAGSGGDGGDAGSGGDGGDAGSGGDGGDAGSGGDGGDAGSGGDGGDAGSGGDGGDAGSGGDGGDAGSGGDGGDAGSGGDGGDAGSGGDGGDAGSGGDGGDAGSGGDGGDAGSGGDGGDTGSGGDGGDAGSGGDGGDAGSGGDGGDAGSGGDGGDAGSGGDGGDAGSGGDGGDAGSGGDGGSGGDHIVDGCIIPCSLGKYLPHPTDCRKFIQCAPYGPEEMPCAPGTIWEQGKLTCNHEGSTPCVTGAYLTPEGKTCGGDGGSGGDGGDAGSGGDGGDAGSGGDGGDAGSGGDGGDAGSGGDGGDAGSGGDGGDAGSGGDGGDAGSGGDGGDAGSGGDGGDGGSGGDGGDESVEDCELSCPKSEGIFPHPRDCRKWIRCLHGKPYVKECPFHLQFNPVLRVCDWPQHAKCVASSNADCGVPEPVVPTEPPNVKPDICDCECCLRPHPEDCTAYYYCEPGSNAEFHTCSEGLVFNPQLSQCVIQDQYPQCQPEKPPTCDPTCECLYPAEACTEYYKCNGDGVPVKFECFGGLYFNDEKHSCDLPKNVSCELRRKRTYNPEPQKYISAEECKTRKGFFAKRGDPSGYFMCSNGIAFSLRCPDGAVFSSAVGRCILRK; this is translated from the exons CGTCGACCATCGAAAGGACTGTGAAGTATTCGTGAAGGAAGGAGGCTGTGTCTGCAACGATGACGTCTGTGACTGGCAGACCTTCGTCCTTCAAAACTGTCCCAAGTCGTGCGGCAAATGCAAGGGagaaaagacaatgaagaagagaatattttccctcccttctgatGGAGGAAACGCCCGCAAGAAGTCCAAGGAGTCGGGGAGCAAAGAACATGGACACGGACACGGCAGCAAGGAGTCAGGAAGCAAGGAGTCAGGCAACAAGGGTTCAGGCAGCAAGGAGTCAGGAAGCAAAGAATCTGGCAACAAGGGTTCAGGCAGCAAGGAGTCAGGAAGCAAGGAGTCAGGCAACAAGGGTTCAGGCAGCAAGGAGTCAGGCAGCAAGGAGTCAGGCAACAAGGGTTCAGGCAGCAAGGAGTCAGGCAACAAGGGTTCAGGCAGCAAGGAGTCAG GCAACAAGGGTTCAGGCAGCAAGGAGTCAG GAAGCAAGGAGTCAGGCAACAAGGGTTCAGGCAGCAAGGAGTCAGGAAGCAAGGAGTCAGGCAACAAGGGTTCAGGCAGCAAGGAGTCAGGCAGCAAGGAGTCAGGAAGCAAGGAGTCAGGCAACAAGGGTTCAGGCAGCAAGGAGTCAGGCAACAAGGACTCGGGCAGCAAGGAGTCAGGCAACAAGGACTCGGGCAGCAAGGAGTCAGGCAGTAAAGAGACTGTCGAAGTTGATGGCAACATTAGCGGTGAAAGCTGTgaaggtggagatggtggtggaggaaatgGGAACAACAGCACCGAAGGAGACGGTGGTGATAATGTTGATGTCGGCAGTGGAGGAGATGGCGGCAACGGTGGTGATGGAGGCaacggtggtgatgttggtggagaCGGCGGCTCAGGTGGCGGCCACGTCGTCGACGGTTGCGTCATTAACTGCATTCTCGGCAAGTACCTGCCTCACCCAATTAACTGCCGCAAGTTCATCTACTGCGCGCCCTCGGGCCCCGAGGAGGTATCCTGCGCGCCATTTAACGTTTGGGATCAAGAAGAGTTGGCATGCACCAACGAGCGTTTGACCCCCTGCGTCACTGGCTCCTACATCACCACCGAGGGCAAACCATGCGGTAGCGGGGGTGATGGAGGTGACGTCGGCAGCGATGACGATggagacagtggtggtgatggagacagCGGTGGTGATGGAGACAGCAGTGGTGATGGAGACAGCAGTGGTGATGGAGACagcagtggtgatggaggtgacgcAGGAAGCGGTGGTGATGGAGACAGTGGTGATGCCggcagcggtggtgatggaggtgacggCGGCATCGGTGGTGACGGAGGCTCAGGCGGCGACCACATCGTTGATGGCTGCATCATTCCTTGTTCCCTCGGCAAGTACCTGCCTCACCCGACTGACTGCCATAAGTTCATCCAGTGCGCGCCCTACGGCCCCGAAGAGATGCCCTGTGCACCCGGCACTATCTGGGAACAAGGAAAGCTGACCTGCAACCACGAGGGCTTGACCCCCTGCGTCACTGGCGCCTACCTCACCCCCGAGGGCAAGAcctgtggtggtgacggtggtgacgctggcagtggtggtgatgggggcagCGGTGGTAATGGAAgcagcggtggtgatggaggcagcggtggtgatggaggtgatgccggcagcggtggtgatggtgatggagacgGCAgcagtggtaatagtggtggagACGGCGGCTCAGGCGGCGGCCACGTCATCGACGGTTGCGTCATCAGCTGCACCCTCGGCAAGTACCTGCCTCACCCGACTGACTGCCGCAAGTTCATCCAGTGCGCGCCCTACGGCCCCGAAGAGATGCCCTGTGCGCCCGGCACTATCTGGGAACAAGGAAAGCTGACCTGCAACCACGAGGGCTTGACCCCCTGCGTCACTGGCGCCTACCTCACCCCCGAGGGCAAAAtctgtggtggtgacggtggagacggaggagacggcagtggaggtgacggtggtgacgcaggcagtggaggtgatggaggtgatggcggcagcggtggtgatggaggcagcggtggtgatggaggtgatgccggcagcggtggtgatggtggtggagacggCGGCCACGTCGTCGACGGCTGCGTCATCAACTGCACCCTCGGCAAGTACCTGCCTCACCCGACTGACTGTCGCAAGTTCATCCAGTGCGCGCCCTACGGCCCCGAAGAGATGCCCTGTGCGCCCGGCACTATCTGGGAACAAGGAAAGCTGACCTGCAACCACGAGGGCTCAACCCCCTGCGTCACTGGCGCCTACCTCACCCCCGAGGGCAAGAcctgtggtggtgacggtggtgacggaG gagacgGCAGTgacggaggaagtggtggtgacggaggtgatGCCGGcagtggaggtgacggtggtgacgcaggcagtggaggtgatggaggtgatgccggcagcggtggtgatggag gtgacggcggcagcggtggtgatggtggtggagacggcagcggtggtaatggtggtggagacGGCGGCTCAGGCGGCGGCCACGTCATCGACGGCTGCGTCATCAACTGCACCCTCGGCAAGTACCTGCCTCACCCGACTGACTGCCGCAAGTTCATCCAGTGCGCGCCCTACGGCCCCGAAGAGATGCCCTGTGCGCCCGGCACTATCTGGGAACAAGGAAAGCTGACCTGCAACCACGAGGGCTCAACCCCCTGCGTCACTGGCGCCTATCTCACCCCCGAGGGCAAAAtctgtggtggtgacggtgaagaCGGAGGAGACGGCAGTGACGGAGGTGATGCCGGCAGTGGAGGTGACAGTGGTGACGCAGgcagtggaggtgatggaggtgatggcggcagcggtggtgatggtggtgatggaggcagcggtggtgatggaggtgatgccggcagcggtggtgatggtggtggagacggCGGCCACGTCGTCGACGGCTGCGTCATCAACTGCACCCTCGGCAAGTACCTGCCTCACCCGACTGACTGCCGTAAGTTCATCCAGTGCGCGCCCTACGGCCCCGAAGAGATGCCCTGTGCGCCCGGCACTATCTGGGAACAAGGAAAGCTGACCTGCAACCACGAGGGCTCAACCCCCTGCGTCACTGGCGCCTACCTCACCCCCGAGGGCAAGAcctgtggtggtgacggtggagaCGGAGGAGACGGCAGTgacggaggaagtggtggtgacggaggtgatGCCGGcagtggaggtgacggtggtgacgcaggcagtggaggtgatggaggtgatgccggtagcggtggtgatggaggtgatggcggcagcggtggtgatggaggcagtggAGGTGATGGCGGCAGCGGTGGTGACGCAGGCAGTGGAG gtgatgccggcagcggtggtgatggtggtggagacagCGGCCACGTCGTCGACGGCTGCGTCATCAACTGCACCCTCGGCAAGTACCTGCCTCACCCGACTGACTGCCGCAAGTTCATCCAGTGTGCGCCCTACGGCCCCGAAGAGATGCCCTGTGCGCCCGGCACTATCTGGGAACAAGGAAAGCTGACCTGCAACCACGAGGGCTCAACCCCCTGCGTCACTGGCGCCTACCTCACCCCCGAGGGCAAAACctgtggtggtgacggaggtgacgctggcagtggtggtgatggtggagacgcaggcagtggcggtgatggtggagacgcaggcagtggcggtgatggtggagacgcaggcagtggcggtgatggtggagacgcaggcagtggcggtgatggtggagacgcaggcagtggtggtgatggtggagacgcaggcagtggcggtgatggtggagacgcaggcagtggcggtgatggtggagacgcaggcagtggcggtgatggtggagacgcaggcagtggcggtgatggtggagacgcaggcagtggcggtgatggtggagacgcaggcagcggcggtgatggtggagactcaggcagtggcggtgatggtggagacgcaggcagtggcggtgatggtggagacgcaggcagtggcggtgatggtggagacgcaggcagtggcggtgatggtggagacgcaggcagtggcggtgatggtggagacgcaggcagtggcggtgatggtggagacgcag gcagtggcggtgatggtggagacgcaggcagtggcggtgatggtggagacgcaggcagtggcggtgatggtggagacgcaggcagtggtggtgatggtggagacgcaggcagcggcggtgatggtggagacTCAGGCAGCGGCGATGGTGGAGACGCAggcagtggcggtgatggtggagacgcaggcagtggcggtgatggtggagacgcaggcagtggtggtgatggtggagacgcaggcagcggcggtgatggtggagacTCAGGCAGTGGCGATGGTGGAGATGGTGCATGCGAAGACGCGCAATATGACTGCATCTTCTGGGCAGCTAATAATGATTGTAACTGCAAGCCGACAGATGGTGATTGCTCATGGCAAACCTATGTGGCTGCAGCTTGCCCCAAGAGCTGCGGATCTTGTGAACCACAAGTGGGCGGCGATGGAGATGAAGTTTGCGAAGACAATGTATCTGACTGCCGATTCTGGGCCGCAAATAAGGATTGCAACTGCAAACCAACTGATGGGGATTGCTCCTGGCAAAAATATGTTGCAGACAATTGCCCGAAAAGCTGTGGAACGTGTAACACATCTGGTGACGGTGGCAATGGCGGTGAAGACGGCGGcagcggtggtgacggtggtgattcTGGcagcggtggtgacggtggtgatggtggaagtggtggtgatggaggcagcggtggtgatggaggtgacgccggcagtggtggtgatggtggtgacgccggcagcggtggtgatggaggtgacgccggcagcggtggtgatggaggtgacgccggcagcggtggtgatggcggtgacgccggtagcggtggtgatggcggtgacgccggcagtggtggtgatggcggtgacgcCGGCAGTGGTGGCGATGGCGGTGACGCCggcagcggtggtgatggcggtgacgccggcagcggtggtgatggcggtgacgccggcagcggtggtgatggcggtgacgccggcagtggtggtgatggcggtgacgccggcagtggtggtgatggcggtgacgccggcagcggtggtgatggcggtgacaccggcagtggtggtgatggcggtgacgccggcagcggtggtgatggtggtgacgccggcagcggtggtgatggaggtgacgccggcagcggtggtgatggcggtgacgccggcagcggtggtgatggcggtgacgccggcagcggtggtgatggcggtgacgcCGGCAGCGGTGGTGACGGAGGCTCAGGCGGCGACCACATCGTTGATGGCTGCATTATTCCTTGTTCCCTCGGCAAGTACCTGCCTCATCCGACAGACTGCCGCAAGTTCATCCAGTGCGCGCCCTACGGCCCCGAAGAGATGCCCTGTGCGCCCGGCACTATCTGGGAACAAGGAAAGCTGACCTGCAACCACGAGGGCTCGACCCCCTGCGTCACTGGCGCCTACCTCACCCCCGAGGGCAAGACCTGTGGTGGCgatggaggaagtggtggtgacggaggtgacgccggcagcggtggtgatggaggtgatgccggcagtggtggtgatggaggtgacgctggcagtggtggtgatggaggtgacgccggaagtggtggtgatggtggtgacgccggcagtggtggtgatggaggtgatgctggcagcggtggtgatggaggtgacgctggcagtggtggtgatggaggtgacgcCGGCagcggtggtgacggcggtgacgGAGGCAGCGGTGGTGACGGAGGTGATGAAAGCGTTGAGGACTGTGAACTGTCGTGCCCGAAGAGCGAAGGAATATTCCCTCACCCTCGTGACTGCAGGAAGTGGATACGTTGCCTGCACGGGAAGCCTTACGTGAAGGAGTGTCCCTTCCACCTGCAGTTCAACCCTGTGCTCCGAGTGTGTGACTGGCCCCAGCACGCCAAATGTGTAGCTTCCAGTAATGCGGATTGTGGCGTTCCCGAACCTGTCGTTCCAACGGAGCCGCCCAATGTCAAGCCCGATATCTGCGACTGCGAGTGTTGCCTGCGACCTCACCCTGAAGACTGCACGGCCTATTACTACTGTGAG CCTGGCTCCAACGCCGAGTTCCACACCTGCTCGGAGGGGCTCGTGTTCAACCCCCAGCTGAGCCAGTGCGTCATCCAGGACCAGTACCCGCAGTGCCAGCCCGAGAAGCCCCCGACGTGCGATCCCACCTGTGAATGTCTCTATCCGGCAGAGGCCTGCACCGAGTACTACAAGT GCAACGGTGACGGCGTTCCCGTGAAGTTCGAGTGTTTTGGTGGCCTTTACTTCAACGACGAGAAGCACTCCTGCGACCTCCCGAAGAACGTGTCCTGCGAGCTGCGTCGGAAGAGGACGTACAATCCAGAGCCGCAGAAGTACATAAGCG CCGAGGAGTGCAAGACCCGCAAAGGATTCTTCGCCAAGAGAGGGGATCCTTCGGGCTACTTCATGTGCAGCAACGGCATCGCCTTCTCTCTGCGGTGTCCTGACGGCGCAGTGTTCAGCTCCGCGGTCGGCAGATGTATCCTCAGAAAGTAA